In Candidatus Tanganyikabacteria bacterium, the sequence AAGGCGAACGTGCCCGGTTGCGGACCGTCGTCGTCCTCGCCCGGAGGCCGCGACGGCCGGACGAACCGGACCAGCCGCGTCTTCTCGGGGTGCAGCGTCAGCCCGAAGCGCGCGAAACGCTTCGGCAGGACGTCCATCAGCCGTCTGGCGTCCTCTTCGAGGGCGCAGACGATGACAGCGTCGTCGGCATAACGGACCAGGAGGCTCTCGCCTCGCAGCCGCGGCTGCACCTCCTGCAAGAACCAGGTGTCGAGCACCTCATGCAGGTAGATGTTCGCCAGCAGCGGCGAGATGACGCCACCTTGCGGCGTACCCGTCTCCGACCGGGCCACCTGCCCGGCCTCCATGACGCCCGCCTTCAGCCACTTGTCGATCGTGCGGCGCAGCACGCCGTCGCGCACCCGCCGGTCGAGGAACGTCCGAAGCTCGGAGTGCGACAGCGAATCGAAGAAGCTGGAAATGTCGAGATCGACGATCCAGCCACCCCTCACCGCCATCGTCCCGTGCCAGATGCGCTCCAGCGCGTCGTGCGCCGACCGACCCGGCCGGAAGCCGTACGAGCAGTCCAGGAAGTCCTGCTCGTAAACCGCTTCCAGCACCATCGCCACCGCCTTCTGCAGGACCTTGTCCTCGATGGTCGGGATGCCGATGGGTCGTGTCTTGGTGCCGTCCCCCTTGGGGATGTGCACCCGCCGCACCGGTGGCGCGTGGTACGTGCCCGACTTGAAGCGGTCGAGCAGGTTCTGGAGGTTCCCCGCCAGCTCCTGCTCGTAGTCCGCCGCCGTCCGGCCGTCCACGCCCACCGCGCCGTCCTTGCGGACGAGCCGCCACGCTTCCGCCAAGAGCTCCGCGTCGATGTGGTGTCCCAGCGTCGTGAACACCATCTCCGGGCCGTTCCTCGCCAGCTCCGCTATCCGTTGAAGTCTCGTGTAGACCGTACCGGACCTCGATGTATCCATGACCTTTCCCTTCTACGGTTCCATGAGCCCGACGCCCGCCTTCCCTCCACCGGGTCCCTCGGGTCGGTTCCCCGGCTTCCTCGGTACTACGCAGGCGCTCCGACTTCCCGCCGCCCATCCCGCCTCGCTTCGTCGCCTTCGCGAGCGCGGTACCACCCCATCGCCCGGCGCTTCGCCAGCGCGGCCCGGACGACCACCGCACGCAGTTCTGGGGTCTTGTTGAGCCGGCCCCCCGCGTTCCCGGCTGCTTGTCTCGG encodes:
- the ltrA gene encoding group II intron reverse transcriptase/maturase; translated protein: MDTSRSGTVYTRLQRIAELARNGPEMVFTTLGHHIDAELLAEAWRLVRKDGAVGVDGRTAADYEQELAGNLQNLLDRFKSGTYHAPPVRRVHIPKGDGTKTRPIGIPTIEDKVLQKAVAMVLEAVYEQDFLDCSYGFRPGRSAHDALERIWHGTMAVRGGWIVDLDISSFFDSLSHSELRTFLDRRVRDGVLRRTIDKWLKAGVMEAGQVARSETGTPQGGVISPLLANIYLHEVLDTWFLQEVQPRLRGESLLVRYADDAVIVCALEEDARRLMDVLPKRFARFGLTLHPEKTRLVRFVRPSRPPGEDDDGPQPGTFAFLGFTHFWGRSQKGGWVVTRKTAKDRFSRAIRKIAQWCRVNRHLSIPEQQQTLARKLRGHDAYYGIAGNIRALQRFRWAAARLWRKWLARRGGKERMTWERFARLLERYPLPLARVVHSVAKLRAANP